AAGAGTTTACTTGGAGAATACAACCAGAAATACGTTAAAACTTCTTGGAATGAAATTGAAAGACCTGAATTTTCTTTGTTAGATCTTAAAATTAAAATTGCAGATAAAATATTTGGGAAATGTGTTTTATGCGAAAGCAAATGTATGAAAAACAGGAAATTTGAGAGCGGGCTATGTGATGTGAAAAAACCTTACATATCCTCTGAATTTTTACATAAGGGGGAGGAACCACCGTTAATTCCAAGTCACACAATATTCTTTTCCGGATGTAATTTTAAATGTGTATACTGCCAGAACTGGGATATTAGTCAACATCCAGATCAGGGTATGTTATTGGAACCAAAGAAACTTGCAAGGATAATCGATCTTAGACGCAGACAGGGTTCAATGAATGTAAATTTTGTTGGGGGAGATCCTACTCCTAACATGCCTTATATTCTCCGCACAATGAAATATTCCAAGGAAAACATTCCTATTGTCTGGAATAGTAATTTATATCTATCCAAACAGGGAATGAACTTGTTAGATGGGTTTGTAGATCTTTATCTAACAGATTTTAAGTATGGAAACAATGCATGTGCAATGGATCTTTCAGGAATCCCCAATTACTGCCAAATTATAAAAAGAAACCATAAAAAAGCATATAAATCTGCAGAAATGATAATAAGACATCTTATACTACCAAATCATATTGAATGCTGTTCAAAACCACTTTTAAACTGGATAGCCGATAATCTTGGGTTAGATGTTGTTTTGAATATAATGCCTCAATACAGACCAACCTACAATGCATTTAAACATCAAGATGTTTCAACTCTTCCCACCATCGATGAAATAAATGAAGTAAAGTCATTTGCAGAAGGTTTGGGGTTTATAAATTTAATATAATTTTAAATAGAATTAATCTATATTGTAAAGAGATATTCAACAATTCGGGTGGAATGATTTTATGGGATTTTATGATTTATCAAAGGAGGAAAGACAGAAAATTGTCAAGGAAACTGAAAACAATATACTAACTGCAATAAATGATTCAGCTGAAAAATTGGATAAAAAGTTAGTTCCTGATGTTATATTGGATTATGCATCTGATGGCGACACATACATTAGAAAAAATGCTTATATGGCAATAAGTAGGATATATTTAGGGCATAATGATTTGCGGGAAAAAATACTTCAAATTTTAGATAACATGCTTGAAAATCCTGAAGAAAGAGTTAGACAAACATCTGTATATTCCATGGGTGAAATAGGAAAAAAGGATACAAATTGTGTAATGAAAAAGTTTGAAAGAGCTATAAAAGACAAACACCCTTCTGTTAGAAATGCTGTTATAGGTGCACTGAAACAGATGGGTCAAAAAAACCCAGAACCAACATTTAATTTTGCAAGAAAACATTTGCACGATGAAGATCCTGAAATTCGAAGGGTAGTTATCCATGGAATTGAACTCAGGGGTAGAACCCATCCTGGTGAAGTTTTAACACTTTTAAAAGAATTACAAGATGAAGAAGTGAAGAGCGTTCGAAATATGATTGTACATGTGATTGGACAGATTAGCTATAAAGAAGAATGTCTTGAAAAGGTAGTTAATAGTTTGAAAAACTGGCATAACAAGGAACTTGTTTGTGACGCAGCTAAAGAGATATTGCTGGTTCACATCAGATACAAATTTGCAGTAAGATCACCGGAATATGCCGAAGAGTATATAAAAAAACATTTAACATGATTATTTAGATATCATTTAAGAAAATTTTTTAATAAATAATAATTATTATGTAGGATGATTCTCATGGACAAATCAACAGACAAACTAGGTGTTGAAATATATAATGACCTTAAAAAAGATTATTCCGGTGTTGAAAGAATTGATATGGAAAATGAAACTGTTTTTCGAATCTATGCCGATGATGATACACTCTGGAAAATATTTGAAGATATGATGAACGAATTTAAAAGTATTGAATTTGATGCAGGAACTAGTGAAACCCACTTCCTAAGAGTCATAATATAATTAGAATACAAAATATCAGTGATCATTATAGAATTAGGACAAGATACTATATTCTCCAAATCCAATTTAAAATATTTATTCTATTTACTAAGATTCAGGGGGTTAATGTTTTTGGGGTTGTTTTATATCCCATGAAGATCAATTCTTAGGCTATTAACTATTGGATTTTAAACAAGATTCCTAAAATGCTTTTTTACTCTCAAATAAAGTTTTTATGCTATGAACATAATATATATTCCACAGTAGAATATTAGAAATAGGTTATAATTTAAATTTGAATACGATTAATCGGAAAATTTTTGTTGGTAGAAATGATATGCAAAAACTGTGGTGAAGAAATCAGGAATAGAGAAAATTACTGTCCCAGTTGTGGAATGGAACTATCAGTTCCCTATTCTAAATCACTAAAAGAGAAATATATTGCCGGGGAATATCAAGACCATCAAGAGGAACACATTATCCGCAAAAATAACCAGACTGAAAATGAATATCGTCCTAGAAAAGATACTGCTGACTATGAGCAGTACGATGATCAAACACTAGAAGAATATGAAACAAAAGAATCGGGTTCATCAGGAATTTTTACAGTAACTTTTTTGTTTTTAATTATGGCCCTTCTTTTTGGTTTTGTTATTGGAATGATTATATTCTCAGGAATATTCACAGGAATTTCCAAAATTTAAACCCACATCCCTTAAAAAAAAATGTTAAATAATTTAAAAGATTATTTCATTCAAAACAACTGTTTAAAATAAAATTCCCATTTTCTATTTTTCTTTTAAGTTCGGCTGTTACTTCGCGTGCTCTTTTAATATCTGACTGTCTGCATATAATCGGCATTCCAATGGATTTATCATCAACATCGAATCTCACACTTCCAGATTCCATTGTAAATGCATTGTTAGGACATGAATATGCACACATTCCACAACCGAAACATCTTTGGGTGTTTAGAATATTTGTGTAAGCACCGGTAGGGCATCTTTCACGCACAATGCAAGTTTCACAGTTTAGACAATTTTCTGGATGATACACAGGTCTTTCGTCAGAACCTTCCCAAACTTCCCCATAATTTGTGGATCCTAATACTTTATGACGCCCACGTATATCTGTAACTGGGAGTACAATGTCTTTGTTGAGTATAAATGTTTGTTCTAAAGTACTTTGGTCTAGAATTGGTATTGCAGCAGCAACACTGTCAAATACTTCAGGTCCAGCACCTGTTTTAAAACCACCTAAATAATGGGGGTCCATATCTTTCATATCTGCCGTTAACATTAGATTAGGTTTTTCATTGCTACTTCTTGTTCCACGACCGATTACAATACCTTCGCTTCCGTTTAACAAAATCTTAGAACCTGAACATATGGATCTCATCACTGGATCATTTTGTAGAGGGTTCAGCTGACCACACCCTGAAACTGAAAGACCTTTAAATGGACCTTCCATATCTATAGCATGGAAGATGGATGATACCACTTCTTCTGACGGATTTGTAAATGAATTATAATTTTTGAAGGCTAATCTTGTCCCTATCATCTGGGCTGTTCCAATGTCTTTGATGCTGGTTGTTGATTTAAATATTTCACCTTCAGTTGATTCTACTTCAACTTCTATTTCATTTCCACCAACAATGTCTTTAAATAAGAATCCTCCACCATATCCACTATCGTAGATACTGTGCGCAGTTCCATATATTATCAAATCAACGGATCCAAGCCATTCATTTGGACAGGGTCCAGGAAATCCAGGTACACCGTTTAAAAAAATATTTTTTGCTTTTTTAAAAGCACCAGGATCCGCTACTGGAACATGGAGTATTGCAGCTGTTCCAGACATTATTCCACAAGTACCTGTGGTTACAACATCAACATCCTCTGCTTTGGGACTATTCCCTTCACGAACTAGTAAAGATACTTCCTCAGCTGTGAGAACTGTTGCATCTCCTTTTTTGATCTTTTTATTTATCTCTTCTATACTGCGGATCCTCATGTTGTTATCTCCAAGATGATCAATTATTTAACTATTGTTATAATAATATTTAATAATAATTTTTTGTTTTTATTCAACTTATATTTAAAGTATACAAAAATTGTGGTTGACAGAAAAGCTGTTATTGAAATATGTGACTAAAAAATAATAATAATGGGTTGATCAACCCAAAATCTCTTTAATTTTGGTTAATGCAAATTCTAATGCTTCTTGAATTTTATCAAAGTTCGGACCAGCTCCTTGTGCAAGGTTTGGTCTTCCACCACCTCCTCCACCAAGTATGGCTGCAGATTCTTTGATGATCAGATGTACCTTAACCCCTTTACCCATGGCATTCTTGGAGGAAGCACCAACGATCTTACCTTCACTATTTCCAATTATAACCACATCAACCCCACCATCTTTTCCCGTGATGTCGGTTGCGATCTTCACAAGTTCGTTCATGTCGGCCTCTACTACTCGGCACAATACGGGGGTATCACAAATTTCTACTGCATAGTTTACAAGACTACCAATCTTTAACCCTGCAATCTCTTCTTTGAGCCTTTCAATATCATTTTTAAAGCCTTTCCATTCGGTGAAAAAACGATCACTGGTTTTTGGGAGCTGTTCAGGAGGTACTTTGAATACATTGCTGCTATCATTTAAAAGATCATCATTTATTTGAACAGCCTTAACAGCAGCTTCTCCAGCCGAGAACTCAAGTCTTTCTACTCCGTCTTGAATCCTTTCTGTTCTTGTAATTTTTATAAGACCAATATCGCCTGTCTGTTTTACATGGGTTCCTGCACAAGCCTGAACATCAATATCATCTATTTTAACAGTTCTTATATTTGCACCTGGAACAACTCCTCCCTGATAAAGTCTGAAACCATACTTCTTTTCAGCTTGGGTTCTGTTCATCCATTTGGTGTGGACATGATAATTTCTCATTACAAGCCTATTTGTAATAAGCTCAATCTCCTGAATTTCGGTGTTTTCAATTCTTTTATAATGGGCTAGATCGATCCTAGACTTTTTAACACCTTTTTGGGCTCCTGCTTGCCATACATGATCGCCAAGTACTTTCCGGGCTGCAGCAACAATTAAATGGGTTGCTGTGTGATTCTGTGTTAGAGATGTTCTTCTTGATGGATCGATCTCTCCAGTAATACGTGATCCTTTGAATGGTTTCAATTTTGCAATGTCCTTTTGATCCATTCTATGGAGTACAATTCCCTGAACTTTTTCTGCATGTGTAACTGGGAATTTATCCATTTTATTCCCTTTAACTCGAATAAATCCTACATCGGATGGTTGACCTCCGCCTTCAGGATAGAATATGGTTCTATCGAGTATAACATTGTTTTCATGGAATCCAACTATTCCAGCTTCAAATTCTGTTTTATGTGGTTTGTCATAGAATATGAGATCAGTTTCAGGAAAATTCAGTTTAACTATTTTTTTCTGTTCTACAACTTCTTCTGCATGTTCTTCAGCAACCAGAGTGTAAAAGTTGTCTGGAACCGCTGCTTTAAATTTTTCTGATATTGCTATTTCCTCAATAGTTTCAGGGGGCATTCCATGTGAATCATAGAGTTTGATAAGCATTTCAACAGGTATTTCATCTTTATTTTCTTTTTTAAGATCTTTAATGCTCTTTTTAACTAGCTGTCTACCTTTTGAAATGGTTTTCCCATATCTTTTTTCTTCTAATGTCACAACATTGAGTATATGATTTTGTTGATCTTTGATCTCTGGATATGTCCTTGAAAGGAAGTCTAACTGTATTTTCATAATGTCACATAGTGACTCTTTGAGTTCAAGATCTTTCATGAATCTTATGGTCCTTCTAAGAACAAGCCTTGCTAGATAACCCTCCTTAACATTTGATGGTATAACTCCATCTGCAAGCATGAAACAAAGGCATCTGGTATGATCTGCAATAACATAAACTGCTTCCATGGGTTCTGTTGCATTTTTAAGTTCTTCTGCAGAGATTTGAAGTTTTTCAGCAACTCTTAGCCGGAGTTCTTTCAAATCTGCTATGTCTTCTATATCCATCATACCTGCGATTCGAGCATTTTCTCCAAGTATTTGTTCGTTTAATTCAACACCGGCAAGTTTTTTAAGCTTGTCTATCACTGGTCCAAATGAAGCATCATAAGCTGTGGGTGTTCCTTGAGATATCCATGCAAATCTTTCAAGACCATAACCAGTATCAACAATTTTGAGTGGAATTTCTTCAAGTCCTTCTGGTGTTGTTTTGTATTGGATGAAAACAAGTGTTGCAAGTTCCACGCCTCGAACACATATTTCATAACAGGGTCCTGCATTTCCCCCACCTTCCCACCATGATTCTATGTAGGTTATTTCGGATGGATCTATTCCTATATGTGTTATAAAATCATGACAGTATTTTACAGTTTCATCCTTCCAGTATACCATATCCTCTTCTGTATTGAATGCATGATGTGCACCCATAGTAAAGCATGTCATATGTCGACCTGTTCTACCTACATTATCAACATCGTTCAGCCTTATTGATGGTTGTGCAATAACCAGTGGATTTGCAGGAGGTTCAACAAGACCCGAGGTAACCCAAGGTTGGAAATCGTATATTGATGCCCCAACAAGAAAAACATCGTCTCTCCACCTTTTTGCGAGGACGGGGTATCGTTTGATTGGGGTGTGTCCTCTTTCCTTAAAGAAGTTATTGAATTCCTTCTGAATATCGAATAGATCATATTTTTTAGATGTTGCAGGGTTCCCTATGAATTCATATTTATCGCAGGGTGCATCCCCACAAGTTTCCCTATCCCCAATGGACCAAAAGTCATTTCCACAGGTTGCACATGTTTTCTTTGTATATCCTAGTTCTTCTAGCTGGCGAGACATGGTAATCAACATAAAATTTTTAATATTTATTTCATTAAAATTATTTGATTAATTAGTTTGATACAAGTTTAATTTAATTTATTATCAACTTTTCAATCTATATAGGGAATTTATTAAAATAGCTACTCATCCCTTTATTCTAGTTGATCTTATTTGGATAAAAACTTGTTTAAATATTTGTAAAATAATTTCAAAAAAAATAATCCTTAATAAAAGTATTTTTATAAAATTTATTGATCTAATTTTTTAAGTTGTTTAATTTTTTAAAAATAAGTTGTATTGAATTAATCTAAAAATAAAAATATTTGAGAAAGATCGACTTGCATTGAAAGTTATATAATGCTTTTGATCTTTAAAAAAAGAAAAGAATTATCCAAAGAGAGCGCCGAGACCGGCTGCAGCTTCTTCTTCTTTTTCTTCTTCGTCCTCTTCTTCTTCTGCCTCTTCTTCAGCGGCTGCTGGTGTTGTTGCTGCTGCGGCTGCTGGTGCAGCTACTGCAGTTTTTTGTATAGCATCTTCGATGTCAACATCTTCTAGAGCTGCAATTAATGCTTTAACTCTTGCTTCGTCAACTTCTGCGCCTGCTGCTTCTAAGACTTTCTTCACGTTTTCTTCGTTAATTTCCTGACCGGTTGTGTGCAATAACATTGCTGCGTATATATACTCCATTATAATCACCTCAAAGTTTAAATTTTACTCAATTTCATTAAATTAATTAAATCAGCCGAATAGAGCGCCGAGTCCTGCTGCTGCATCCCCTTCCTCTTCTTCAGCTTCTTCTTCATCTTTTCCTGGTTCGTTATCTTCTTTGGTTTCAACCTTAGTAGAGTTTGAACTCAGTTTTTCACGAATCTCGTCGTCTACTGCATTTTCATCCTTAGCTGATGCTTCGGCTGCAACAGATAGCATCTGTGCATATGCTCTGGCAAGCAGTATGTCCCTTGTTTTTGAATTTAATATTTCTGCGTTTAAAGCAAGGTTTAACGACTGTGTAGCAGCTTTCTGGAGTAATACTGGTACAGATTCCTTGTTGAATATCATTGCTTCTACTGAAAGGTTTAATCCCTGAGTAAATGCTTTTTGAATATCTGCTAAGGTTTTTTCCTCGTCTATTGTTAATATATCAGAGGTATAAACAGTTTGATCCTCATAAGCTGCACGAAGATCAATTCCAACTTCTAATGGGAAAATTTCAAGCCTTGTGAGTATGCTTGCAACATCCCTTGGAATAGGTTCTCCAGCGGCTACAATGGTTTTGTCATTGGTTATAACAATTTTTCCCTTTTCTATTTTTGCAGGAATACCACTCTTTTGAAGCTCACCAAGTATTGGACCTGGTTTAAATGCTGTATCTCCCTTAGGAACAACAATATCCTCTGGTGCTATACTTCCTGCCTTAGCAGGGGCTGCTGTTTTACTGCCTTCAAGAATCTTGTAAAGTTTAAATGGATTCATGTTTGTGAATATCAAGGCAGGTTGTCCATCCATGTGCTCTTCAAGCGCAGTTATGTTCTCTTTATCAGAGCTGTTCAATGCAAGGCTCATAAGAGTTTTCCTTGACATCTTCAGTGTTGCACTGTCTTTGAGTGATCTGCGCATTTTCTGTAGCTGAGGGGCTGGTATATCTGAAAGGTTAGCCATACCCACTACTTCATGGCTTTCAATTAGTTTCTTGAGGCTTGCTACTTCTTCTTTCTTCCATTCAGCAACATGAGGCATTAGATCACCTTCGCTACTGGACCCATGGTTGTCTTTACATACATGGATTTTATTTGGCTTCTACCTTTCTCAAGTTTCCTGTCCAATATATCAAGCACTGCTTCAATATTAGCTGCAATGAGCTCATCATCCATATCTTGAGTACCGACAATTGCTTGGATAACTGGTTGGTCCTTCATTCTAACTTTTGCTGTATTTTTAAGTCTCTCCATTAACGGTTCTGGTTTAGCTGAGGCCGGAACTGGCTTTGGCATCTTTTTCCTTGGCCCTAAAACTGGTCCTAGGAATCTACCCACGAAGGGCATGAGATCTGCCTGTGCAACGAAAAAATCATGCTTGTTTGCAACCTTTTTGGCTGCTTTCCTGTCTTTTCCAAAGGCTTCTAAATCTTCTTTGGTTATAACAAGATCTGCACCTGCATTTTTCGCTTGAAGAGCCAGTTCTCCTTCTGCTATAAAGACAATCGATACGTCTTTACCACGGCCACTTGGGAGAAACACTTCTTCGTCTATACGGTTTTCTGGCTTTTTCACGTCTAAATCCTTGATGGTTATTACAACATCAACGGATTGTGTGAAGTTTCTCGGCTTTGAATCCGCTTTAGCCTTCTTCACCGCTTCCAATATCTCTTGTTTCATCTAATTCCTCCATGAACTTTTTAATTAAAAGTTCACACGAATTATTTTCTTTGTACTGTGTTCCATGATATGATTTTGGCCATATCTATGAATTTGATTTTGTGAAATACTATTGAATTTTATTATGATAATTGAACTATCATTACATAAAAGCATGATCATTAGATTTGATCATCAAAAACTCAATTAAAAATGAAATAAATTTAGGTATCTTGGACGAGTGTTTCGTCGTAGACTCCCTGGTCTATCTCTTTCTGCACGTCTCGGGGATCTTTTCCTTCAACAGTTATTCCCATACTTACGCATGTGCCAATAACTTCTTTTGCAGCATTTTTATAGTCATTTGATAATAGTGCATCGAACTTCATACGTGCGATCTTCAATGCCTGTTCAACCTTGAGATCTGCAATCTTGTCAAGTCCAGGATCTTGTGATCCCTTTTCTAAATTGAGTTCATCAATGATCAATGCAGTGGTTGGTGGTGTACCTACTCCAACTTCAAATTCTTTGGTTCCTATGTCAACTACTATCTTGACTGGTACTTTCATGCCTTCGAAATCAGCTGTTTTTTTGTTGATCTCTTCAACTACTTGCATCATGTTAATGCCCAGCGGACCTATTGCAGGACCTAATGGTGGACCTGGTGTTGCTTTTCCGCCGTCTATAAGAATTTCTACGGTTTCTTTTGCCATTAATCTGCTCCTTCTGTATTAATCTAATTTGGTCACCTTTAACTGTAACTGGAATTGGAACTGCAGCCTCAATAAGTTCTAAGACCACATCTTCTTTTGATTCATCTATCCTAACAACTTTGGCTTTTTCTCCCTTAAATGGGCCGGATATAAGTTCTACAATGCTTCCCTTTTGTACTGAAGCCAGTATAGGTTCCGGATTTAGAAAGCTCTTTACCTCTTCGTAGGGTATTTCCCCTTCGATTGCACCCTTCATGTGAGGCACTTTAAAGGCGGGATTTTGCATATCAATCTTGGTTGATGATTCAACTAAAATATATCCCCTGAGGCTCTCTGGAACAAGGATGGAATTTACTTCAATTCCGCTGTTTTTAACATTTCTGCCTATTAGCCTTGCTACGTTTTTTTCTTGACCTACAAGGGTTCTTATTGCATAAATCAAACTATCACTAACCTTTAATAAATTATTTCTTAAACAGTGTTATAAATGATTTTAATATGATCTTGAAAATTTAATTCATCTAAATTTGACCTAAAAGTTGAGCGGCTATGCTAATTATAAAGCCAATAGCACCTATTATCAGGACGCCTATCCCTGTTATCTTTGCAACATTCATGAATTCTTCTCTGCCTGGTTTTTTGGACACATGCAGAACTCTTTGACAGAGTTTTATAAAATCGACGATAGATTTTTTATTCAAGTTCATAGAAATACCCACTTCGGTTATAATTATAGAGAATGAGAATTTTTAAAATTTAGATAGATCACATTAGGAGGGTATAGGTTTAGGGATTTATAAACCTTTCCATTTACTGGAAGATGGTAATCACTAAACTTAAGGAAAATGGGGTAGATGTTTAAAAGTGGGTTTTTGCCTTAATAAAATATTGGATTAAAAAACACCATCTATAAATTCTTCCAATGAAGATTCAGGAATACTTTCTCGTTGTTTTTCTTCAACGAATTCCTTTTCACCAGGCATTCCAAATATGTGCGGAGACTTTACTCCAGCAACAACAATTGTTGTCCTGATAACATTTTCAAGGTCTTCCTGTATTTGGGTTCCCCATATTATATTTGCATCTGGATCTAATTCGTCAGCAACTATTTGAACGACTTTTTCAGCTTCGTGCAGTGTCAGATCCGAGCTTCCTGATATGTTGATCAATGCACCTTTTGCACTGGATATGTCCAAGTCAAGAAGTGGACTGTTAAGTGCCTCGTGAACAGATTCTATTGCCCTGTCACCAGAGTCTGATTCACCCATTCCAATCATGGCCATACCAGATCC
This sequence is a window from Methanobacterium sp. SMA-27. Protein-coding genes within it:
- a CDS encoding radical SAM protein; translated protein: MVDGIDGQFNRNIIHALQGYFRIASNEKPSRLRASSSIPAGYSEDVDILWDEHKSLLGEYNQKYVKTSWNEIERPEFSLLDLKIKIADKIFGKCVLCESKCMKNRKFESGLCDVKKPYISSEFLHKGEEPPLIPSHTIFFSGCNFKCVYCQNWDISQHPDQGMLLEPKKLARIIDLRRRQGSMNVNFVGGDPTPNMPYILRTMKYSKENIPIVWNSNLYLSKQGMNLLDGFVDLYLTDFKYGNNACAMDLSGIPNYCQIIKRNHKKAYKSAEMIIRHLILPNHIECCSKPLLNWIADNLGLDVVLNIMPQYRPTYNAFKHQDVSTLPTIDEINEVKSFAEGLGFINLI
- a CDS encoding sister chromatid cohesion protein PDS5, yielding MGFYDLSKEERQKIVKETENNILTAINDSAEKLDKKLVPDVILDYASDGDTYIRKNAYMAISRIYLGHNDLREKILQILDNMLENPEERVRQTSVYSMGEIGKKDTNCVMKKFERAIKDKHPSVRNAVIGALKQMGQKNPEPTFNFARKHLHDEDPEIRRVVIHGIELRGRTHPGEVLTLLKELQDEEVKSVRNMIVHVIGQISYKEECLEKVVNSLKNWHNKELVCDAAKEILLVHIRYKFAVRSPEYAEEYIKKHLT
- a CDS encoding zinc ribbon domain-containing protein, giving the protein MICKNCGEEIRNRENYCPSCGMELSVPYSKSLKEKYIAGEYQDHQEEHIIRKNNQTENEYRPRKDTADYEQYDDQTLEEYETKESGSSGIFTVTFLFLIMALLFGFVIGMIIFSGIFTGISKI
- a CDS encoding methanogenesis marker 16 metalloprotein, producing MRIRSIEEINKKIKKGDATVLTAEEVSLLVREGNSPKAEDVDVVTTGTCGIMSGTAAILHVPVADPGAFKKAKNIFLNGVPGFPGPCPNEWLGSVDLIIYGTAHSIYDSGYGGGFLFKDIVGGNEIEVEVESTEGEIFKSTTSIKDIGTAQMIGTRLAFKNYNSFTNPSEEVVSSIFHAIDMEGPFKGLSVSGCGQLNPLQNDPVMRSICSGSKILLNGSEGIVIGRGTRSSNEKPNLMLTADMKDMDPHYLGGFKTGAGPEVFDSVAAAIPILDQSTLEQTFILNKDIVLPVTDIRGRHKVLGSTNYGEVWEGSDERPVYHPENCLNCETCIVRERCPTGAYTNILNTQRCFGCGMCAYSCPNNAFTMESGSVRFDVDDKSIGMPIICRQSDIKRAREVTAELKRKIENGNFILNSCFE
- the alaS gene encoding alanine--tRNA ligase, producing the protein MSRQLEELGYTKKTCATCGNDFWSIGDRETCGDAPCDKYEFIGNPATSKKYDLFDIQKEFNNFFKERGHTPIKRYPVLAKRWRDDVFLVGASIYDFQPWVTSGLVEPPANPLVIAQPSIRLNDVDNVGRTGRHMTCFTMGAHHAFNTEEDMVYWKDETVKYCHDFITHIGIDPSEITYIESWWEGGGNAGPCYEICVRGVELATLVFIQYKTTPEGLEEIPLKIVDTGYGLERFAWISQGTPTAYDASFGPVIDKLKKLAGVELNEQILGENARIAGMMDIEDIADLKELRLRVAEKLQISAEELKNATEPMEAVYVIADHTRCLCFMLADGVIPSNVKEGYLARLVLRRTIRFMKDLELKESLCDIMKIQLDFLSRTYPEIKDQQNHILNVVTLEEKRYGKTISKGRQLVKKSIKDLKKENKDEIPVEMLIKLYDSHGMPPETIEEIAISEKFKAAVPDNFYTLVAEEHAEEVVEQKKIVKLNFPETDLIFYDKPHKTEFEAGIVGFHENNVILDRTIFYPEGGGQPSDVGFIRVKGNKMDKFPVTHAEKVQGIVLHRMDQKDIAKLKPFKGSRITGEIDPSRRTSLTQNHTATHLIVAAARKVLGDHVWQAGAQKGVKKSRIDLAHYKRIENTEIQEIELITNRLVMRNYHVHTKWMNRTQAEKKYGFRLYQGGVVPGANIRTVKIDDIDVQACAGTHVKQTGDIGLIKITRTERIQDGVERLEFSAGEAAVKAVQINDDLLNDSSNVFKVPPEQLPKTSDRFFTEWKGFKNDIERLKEEIAGLKIGSLVNYAVEICDTPVLCRVVEADMNELVKIATDITGKDGGVDVVIIGNSEGKIVGASSKNAMGKGVKVHLIIKESAAILGGGGGGRPNLAQGAGPNFDKIQEALEFALTKIKEILG
- the rpl12p gene encoding 50S ribosomal protein P1 produces the protein MEYIYAAMLLHTTGQEINEENVKKVLEAAGAEVDEARVKALIAALEDVDIEDAIQKTAVAAPAAAAATTPAAAEEEAEEEEDEEEKEEEAAAGLGALFG
- a CDS encoding 50S ribosomal protein L10, whose product is MPHVAEWKKEEVASLKKLIESHEVVGMANLSDIPAPQLQKMRRSLKDSATLKMSRKTLMSLALNSSDKENITALEEHMDGQPALIFTNMNPFKLYKILEGSKTAAPAKAGSIAPEDIVVPKGDTAFKPGPILGELQKSGIPAKIEKGKIVITNDKTIVAAGEPIPRDVASILTRLEIFPLEVGIDLRAAYEDQTVYTSDILTIDEEKTLADIQKAFTQGLNLSVEAMIFNKESVPVLLQKAATQSLNLALNAEILNSKTRDILLARAYAQMLSVAAEASAKDENAVDDEIREKLSSNSTKVETKEDNEPGKDEEEAEEEEGDAAAGLGALFG
- a CDS encoding 50S ribosomal protein L1; the encoded protein is MKQEILEAVKKAKADSKPRNFTQSVDVVITIKDLDVKKPENRIDEEVFLPSGRGKDVSIVFIAEGELALQAKNAGADLVITKEDLEAFGKDRKAAKKVANKHDFFVAQADLMPFVGRFLGPVLGPRKKMPKPVPASAKPEPLMERLKNTAKVRMKDQPVIQAIVGTQDMDDELIAANIEAVLDILDRKLEKGRSQIKSMYVKTTMGPVAKVI
- a CDS encoding 50S ribosomal protein L11; this translates as MAKETVEILIDGGKATPGPPLGPAIGPLGINMMQVVEEINKKTADFEGMKVPVKIVVDIGTKEFEVGVGTPPTTALIIDELNLEKGSQDPGLDKIADLKVEQALKIARMKFDALLSNDYKNAAKEVIGTCVSMGITVEGKDPRDVQKEIDQGVYDETLVQDT
- a CDS encoding protein translocase SEC61 complex subunit gamma codes for the protein MNLNKKSIVDFIKLCQRVLHVSKKPGREEFMNVAKITGIGVLIIGAIGFIISIAAQLLGQI